TCCCCATCACCAGATAGGGCTGGCTCGCCGACATATAGAGCGTGTAGCCGCCGATCATGATGAGCTCGCCATGGGCGAAATTGATCAGCCGCATGATCGAGAATGTCAGGCCGATGCCGAGCGCCGCCAGCGCGTAGACGGCGCCGAGGCTGCTGGCATCGATGAGGCTTTGCAGGAAATTCACGCGACCACCCCCTTGGCGGCGCGGAAGCCGAAATAGGCCTCCTGAAAACCCTCGGCCGTCTTCAGCTCCGAGGAACGGCCCGCCATGGTGACCGAGCCGGAATTCATCACATAAGTGCGGTCGGCGACGGCGAGCGCGCGATGGACGTTCTGCTCCACCACCAGCACCGTGACGCCGCCGTCGCGCAGCGCCGAGACCGCCTCATAGACCTGGTTGACGATAAGCGGTGCCAGGCCCAGCGACGGCTCGTCGATCAGCAACAATCGCGGCCGCGCCATGATCGCGCGCGCGATCGCCAGCATCTGCTGCTCGCCGCCGGAAAGCTGGCCCGCCTTCTGCTGCAGCCGCTGCTGCAGGATCGGGAACATGGCGAGCACCCGGTCGCGGTCCTGCGCGATCGCGGGCTTGTCCTGCCGTCCAGTGCCGCCCAGGCGGATATTCTCCGCGACCGTCATGGAAGCGAAGATATGACGGCCCTCCGGCACCAGCGACAGCCCGCGCGTGACCAGTTTTTCCGGCGCGATGCCGAGGATCGAGCTGTCTTCGAGCGCGACGGCGCCGCGGGCCGGCTTCACCACGCCCGCGATGGTCAGCAACAGGGTCGATTTGCCGGCGCCATTGGGGCCGATCACGGCGACGATCTCGCCCGCCTGCACTTCGATCGAGACGCCGCGGAGCGCCGCGACATTGCCGTAGGTCACATGGAGATCGCTGACCTTCAGCATGATCACGCGACCTCGTCGCCGAGATAGGCCTGGCGCACCAGCGGATCGGCCGCGACCGCCGTCGGCACGCCGAGCGCAATGGTGCGGCCCTGGTCCAGCACCTGGATGCGATCGCAGAGACCGAACACCAGCGGCATCTTATGCTCGATCAACAGCACGCCGCAGCCGAACTCCTTGCGGATGCCGCTGATGATCGTCAGCAGCTCGTCGCATTCGGCGGTGTTGAGCCCGGCCGCAGGCTCGTCCAGCAGCAGGAAGGTGGGCCGGCCGCAAAGCGCGCGACCGATGCCGATGCGGCGCTCCTCGCCGAAGGGCAGGGTGTCAGCGCGGGCCTCGGCCAGATGCGCCAACCCCAGCCATTCGAGCGTTTCCCAGGCGCGGCGGCGGCCGGCATGGCGATCGAGACCGCACGCGATGGCGCCTGCCTCGACATTCTCGATCACGCTCATGCCCCCGAAGAGCAGGACGTTCTGGAAGGTCCGGGCCAGCCCCAGACGGCTGCGCTTGTATGAGACCAGACCGGTGATGTCCTCTCCACCCATCCGGACGGAGCCGCGGGCGGGCTGCTGGAAGCCCGTCAGGACATTCACCAGCGTGGTCTTGCCGGCGCCGTTGGGCCCGATCAGCCCGAGGATCTCACCGAGATTGAGCGTCAGGCTCACGCCATCGATCGCGCGCACACCCTGGAAATGGACGGCCACGTCGATGGTCTCGAGCGAGGCCGGGGCATGGCCCCGGCCTGCTTCCTTCCGCTCCTGCATGGGCAGAGCACCAATCCTCGAATGCCGATCTTCGGTCTCAGGCGCTACTGCGGCACTTCCTGCGCGCGGAAGACGCCTTCGCTGTTGCCGTGTTTGCCGTTCTGGATGCCGAGCACGATCATGTCACGCTGCAAGTTGATATGGACATCCTTGGTATAGGTCGTGGGACCCACGAGCGTCGGCACGTCCTTGAAACTCTGCAACTGCTCACGAACTTTATCGGTGTCGAGTGTCCCCGCATCGGTGACGGCCTTGCTCCAGGCCTGGATCACGCCATATCCGGTCATGGCATGCGACGTCACGGGACGGGCGCCGAACTTGTCCTGGAAGGCTTTGAAGAACGCCTGCGCCTCGGGCCGCGGATCGGTGCCGAAGATCGAGCCATAGGTCACGATATACATGTTGGAAAGATCGGGAACAGCCTCGAGCCAGAAGTCGCCATCCCAGGATTCCGAGCCGATCAGCGGCTGATTCAGACCGGCTGCCCGCAACTGCCGGATTGCGCTCGGACCCTGCGGCGGGAAGGAGCAGATCACAATCAGGTCAGGTTGTTTCGCGAGCCCCTTGATCCTGGTGATCTGCGAAGCGATCGAAGTATCCTCGCCGCCGAAGGTATCCTGGCCGAGAAAATTGTCCTTGCCGGCCAACTCGATCCAACGCTTCTGGAAGGTCGCGGCCCAGGTGGCGTCGAAGGCGATGCTGGTGTCGAGCAGCACATAGGCCGTCTTCCAGCCCTTCTTCTGATAGGCCCATTCGGCCATCAGCGCCGCCTGACCGGGCGAACCGGTCGCCATGGTGAAGGCGTTGGGGCCGATGCCGCTGGGACCGAACTTGGGATCGCCGGCGCAGGTCGAGAAGGCGATCAGATTCTTGGAATCGGCGACCGTCGCCGCCGCTCCGCCGTAATCGTAATCGCAGGTCACGACGACCATGTCGGCGCCCTTGTCGATCACGTCCTGCGCCGCGGTCGAGCCATAGGCGATGTCGGATTTGGTGTCCGAATAGATGATCTTGATCTGCCGGCCGAGGAGGCCGCCATTCTTGTTGATGTCGGCGATCGCCAGTTCCATGCCCTTGGCGGGACCGTCGTCGTAGGGGGCGATATCGCCGCTGAGTGCAATGGCGGCGCCGATGATGATCGGCTTCTCGTCGGCGCGCGTGGCGCCGGTGGCGAGCAGCGAGGCAGCCAGGCCCAACGCCGCGGCCGTTCCGAACAGTTTCAGGCCCATGATGCGATCCTCCCTATGAAAGTCTTTTATCGTTCGAGTTTCATGACCGGCCCGGCCCCATCTGTCCGAGCTGGCCTCCAACGCCTCAGGCCGGAGTGCGCGCTTCCCGCAGCCGGCGCGTTGCCGCCAAATCGACGTCATAGTCGATGCCGTCCTTCGACAGGCTCAGCGCCACGCCATAGATCTCGGCCGCCTTTTGCGGGGTCAGCCATTTCTTGTTCACGTCGCGGGCCACACGTTCGGGCGGCCGCTTCAGCGGATCGCCATAGCCGCCGCCGGCAGCGCTGCGGAACATGACCGCCTCGCCGGAGCGAACCTTCTCCTGGTGGAAATCCGGCAGCCGGTCGACATGGCCGTTGGCGCTGCGCTTCCAGGTGCCCGAGGGCGCGCCGTCGAGGCCCTTCAGCACGCCGCGCGCCGGAAAGGTCCCGCCATCGCCGCAATATTCGAGCACCATGTCGCCCGTGAGCGAGCGATAGGCCCCCTGCGTGCCGGGGGCGCCGTTCCATTCGCCGAAGCCCATGCTGTCAGGCGCGACGCGGCGCTCCTCGATCAGGATCGGGTACATGGCCTCGTCGACCTCGATCGAATCGCTCACCATGATCCCGTTGCCGACGGAACATTCGTAGGTCAGCCAGCCGTCATGGCCCTTATGGCCCGGTCCGCCGGAAAGGCCCAGCATGAGCTGTGTGATGTACTGCACTGTTTCCTTGCGCCGGCTGTCGGTGCCCGAGACGACACCCAGGGCCGCCGAGAAATTGCCGCCGCCTTCGGCCATGCCATAGGGCTCGCCCATCTGCGAGAAGGTGCATTGCACGGCATTGGCCAGCCGCTCGTTGCAGTTGCTGGTGGCGCAGGAGGTGCCGATCGGATAGGTCGGGCGACCGACGACGCAGCCGTCGCGCAACAGCGGCACGATGCGGCTGGCGCTGCCCGCATTATGCGGGATCGACGGATCGATATTGTAGAAGACGCCGATGCGGCAGGAGGCGACGGCGCAGGCTTCGGACAGATTCAGCCCGCCCGGCACGCAGTCCGGATTGTCGCGCACATCGACGGTGATGAGACCTTCCTGGGAATCGATCGTCACCACGGCCTTGATCGGCACGCCCTCGTCGGCGACGCCGGGAACGGGATCGTGACGGACCTGATAGCTGAAGGTTCCGCTCGGCAGCTTCTGGATCGCCGCAATCGCGCGCCGCTTGCCATATTCCATCCACGCTTCGATGAACTGCTTGATGGTGGCGGCGCCGTACTTCTGGATCAACTCCTTGATGCGCCGCTCGCCGGTGCGGCAGGCGCCGACCTGGGCGCGATAGTCGCCATACCAGATGTTGTTGACGCGGATCTTCTGCTTCGCCATGCGAACCAGATCGGCCTTGTCCTTGAAATTCTCCTGGAAGCGCACGCAGGGAAAATGCATGCCCTCTTCATAGATGTCCTTGGCGTAAGGCAGGTAGGTCGTGGGCTGCGGCGCGCCGACATCGGCATGGTGCGACCGCGCCAGAGTCCAGAACAGCGGCTCGCCCTCATGGAACACCGGGACGCAGAGCGTCAGGTCGGCATGATGCGTGCCGCCGAAGAAGGGGCTGTTGTTGAGATAGGCGTCGCCTTCCTTGATATCGTCGAAGAGCTTGGTGATGGGCTCGGTGGTCAGCTCGAGCGCGGTCACATGGATCGGCAGCGCTTCCTCGACCGACACCAGGCGATGGTCGTAGGTGAGGATGCCGCAGGACATGTCGCGCGCGTTCTTGATCACGCTCGACCGGCTCGCCTTCATGACCGTGTTGGTCATCTCCCGGATGATCGATTCGAAGCGGCTCGAAAGCACGGCCATCAGAATCGGATCGAAACCGACATCGGCGGCCGAGGGCTGCTGCGTTTCGGGACTGCTCACTCCGACCTCCCCCATTCCTGGCCGCGGGTTCCGGGCCCGCGCTCACCGCGACGCCCCGCGCGAAGCAAGGTGCGCTCGACCGGTTGCGTTGAACCGCGCCGCGCCCCCTTGCTGTCGTCCGAGGCGACCGTTGGATGTCCGGTCACTGGGTCTTGATGCCCGCTTCCGACCCTCAACCCATTAGCAAAAATGCCATGTGATCACAAGGCATGATATTCTATTATTCTCGTCCCGCCGGTCAGGAGTCCTGGGTACCCTCGCCGGTAGCACTTGCCGGCCGGCGGCCCTTGTGATGATTCGCGGGGGGCGCCGGGCGCCAAGCCCCAGTTCGCCGGCCCGGGCCGATCGGAGTTCGTCGATGACCAAGCATCCCGCCAAGAAGCCTGCCCGTGCAAGCCTGTCGCTAGACGCGGTGGCGGCGGCGCGCCCCAAGCGCGCCGGGAACGGTCCGTTCGAAGTGCCGAAGCTCCAGCGCAACACGCTGAACGACGAGGTCTATCTGCAGTTGAAGCAGGCGATCATGGCGGGCCGGCTCGAGCCCGGCGTGCGCATGACGATCCGCAGCCTCGCCGCCGCCTTCGGCATCAGCCTCATGCCGGTGCGCGAGGCCCTGCGCCGGCTGGTGGCGGAGCAGGTCCTGGAAATGCTGCCCAACCGCTCGGTGGCACTTCCCGTCATCACGCGCGAACGCTTCTACGAGATCACCCAGATCCGGATTTCGCTGGAGAGCCTGGCTGCCGAAGAAGCCGCGGGCCGCATCACCGATGCCGATATTGGGGCGCTCGAACGCCTCAACGACGTGATGGAGCGTCCCAACGCGACCCAGTCGCCGGGCTATCTCGAGAGTAATCGCGAGTTCCATTTCTATCTCTATCGGAAGTCCGGCCTGCCGATCCTGGTTTCCCTCATCGAATCGCTCTGGCTCCAGATCGGGCCGCTGCTGACGATCCAGCAGGCGGCCTATGCCAAGTCGACGGCCGTGCCGCCGCAGATCCATCACCATGCGCTGCTCAAGGCCCTGAAGAAGCGCGACGGCAAGGCCGCCGGCCGCGCCATCGGCACGGATATCGACGACGCCGCCAAGATCATCGCCGAGGCGCTGTAATCCCCGCTCATGACCATCGAGTTCGCCGAGATCGCGTGGGACGGCCGCCAGCTGCGGCTGGAATATCGCTGGATCGGACGCGGGCGCGATGGCGCGCCCCTGGTCGTGTTCTTGCATGAGGGGCTGGGCTCGATCGCGGCCTGGCGCGATTATCCCCTCACCCTGTGCGAGGCCGGCGGCTTCCGCGGCCTGGTCTATTCGCGGCCCGGCTATGGGCGCTCCAGCCCACGCGCGCCCGGCGAACGCTGGGCGCCCGACTATCTCCATCGCCAGGCGCGCGAGGTCCTGCCCGCCCTGCTGCAGGCAGCCGGCGCCGGCACGGAGAAACCCTGGCTCTTCGGCCATAGCGACGGCGGCACGATCGCGCTGCTCTATGCGGCGTCGATGCCCGACGCGCTGAAAGGCGCCATCGTCGTGGCGCCGCATTATTTCGTCGAAGAGAAGGGCGTGAAGGGTATCGCCAAGGCCAAGCTGGCTTACGAGACCACCGACTTCCGCGATCGGCTCTCGACCTATCATGTCGATCCGGATTCGGCCTTCTATGGCTGGTGCGATGCCTGGCTAAGCCCCGAGTTCCGTGACTGGAACATCGAAAAGGAACTCGGCGCCATTCGCTGCCCGCTGCTCGCGGTCCAGGGGATCGACGACGAGTATGCGACCATGCAGCAGATCGACGGCATCAAGGCGCAGGCACCGCAGACCGAGCTCCTGAAGATCCCGGCCTGCCGGCACTCGCCCCACCGCGATCAGCCGGAGATCCTGACCCGCGCGACGGTGGATTTCATCCGCCGTCACGAAGAAGGCCGCTAGGTCAGTTCCGCAGAAGCAGCCCGCCATCGACCGGCAGCTCGACGCCGGTAATGTAGCTGGCATGATCTGAAAGCAGGAACATCGTCGCCCGCGCCATGTCCTCCGCCGTGCCGATGCGCTTGATCGGGATATAGTCCGCCACCTGGCGCCGCACATCGTCGGTGTCCCAGCGCGCCTGGAGCGGCGTCAGGGTGGCGCCGGGCAGGATGGAGTTGGAGCGGATCTTGTCGGCCGCGAGCTGCATGGCGAGCGAGCGCGAGAAGGCGCAGACCGCGGCCTTCGAGGCCTGATAGGCGTCCTGGGGATGCGGATCGCCGCGCATCCACTGCACGGTCGAGACATGGACCATGGCGCCGCCGCCGCTCTTGCGCATGAATGGCACCGCCGCCCGCGCGGTATGGACCATGGTCTTGAGATTGATCGCCATCACCTCGTCCCAGACGCCCAGATCCATCTCCAGCGCCGACTTGTCGCGCCCGAACCAGAGCACACCCGCGACATTGGCCAGATAATCGAGCCGGCCGGCGCGCTGGTTGGCGCCGGCGATGGTCTTCTCGACGAAGGCGAGGTCGCGCAGATCGCCTTGCGCGAAATGGATGCGGTCGCCGGCGGCCGCCAAGCTGTCGGGCTTGCCCTTCATGTCGATGGCCGTGACCCTGGCGCCGGCCCGGGCCAGCGCCAGCGCGATCGCCTCGCCCATGCCGCCGCCCGCACCCGTGACCACCGCTGACTTGCCGCTGAAATCGTAGGCGAGCATCGCGAACCTGCCTTTGTCTGCTGACCGTTATCCTGGCTGGCGGAACCGCCGAACGCGCGCGTTCCTGCGCGGGGCCACCGCCGCCATGCAGGGAAAGCATACATCCGGCCTTTTGGGCTGAATACGAAAAAATTTTCCAAATCGGATAATCACGCTACACTTGGGGCCTATTCCTTCTTCCGATCCGGCATTTCAGGAGCAGCCATGAACATCGCGGTCAATGCCCAGGGCCCTGCCCTGGAGGTCGTCTCTCCGGTCGACGGCAAGGTCTATGCGCGCCGCAGTTATTCCACCGGTGCGGCGATCGAGGCGGCGCTGGCCCGCGCCGAAGCCGCTTCGCGCGACTGGGCCCGCACCCCGCTCGAGGTCCGGGTGGCGCTGGTCGCGCGCTTCGGCCAGGAAATGATCAAGCGCGCGCCGCAGCTGGCCGAGACGCTGGCCTGGCAGATGGGCCGCCCGCTCTGGCAGGCCGACGAGACGCCGCGCCTGAAGCTGGTCGGAGAGCTGGCTTCGCAGGCCGCCGGTGCCGCCCTGGCCGAGGAAGGCTATCCCGCCGACCCCGGCATCCGCCGTTTCGTGCGCCGCGTGCCGCATGGCGTGACGCTCGCGATCTGCGCCTGGAACTACCCGGTCGCGATGATGGGCTATCTGGTGACCGCCCCGCTGATCGCCGGCAATGTCGTGATCTTCAAGCATTCGCCGCAGACGCCGCTCACGGCGGAGATCGCGGCCGAGGCCTTCGCGGCCGCAGGCCTGCCCGAGGGCGTGTTCCAAGCGGTCCATATGACCCATCCCGATGCCGAGAAGGTGATCGGCTCGGGCCGGTTGCGCGCCGTCAATTTCATCGGCTCGCTCGCCGGCGGCAGGCGTGTCCATGCGGCCGCGGCCGGGACTCTCACCCAAGTCCATCTCGAGCTCGGCGGCAAGGACCCGGCCTATATCCGTGCCGATGCCGACATCGAGCGCGCCATTCCGCTCATGGTCGAGGGTTGCTATTCCAACGCCGGCCAGTCCTGCTGCTCGGTGGAGCGGATCTATGTCCACAAGTCGATCGCCAAACGGTTCACCGAGGCCTTCGTGGCCGAGGCGCAGAACGTGACCCTCGACCATCCGATCACCGGCAAGCAGCCCTATATCGGTCCCGTCGTCCGGGCAGTCGCGGCGGAGAACATCCGCAACCATGTGGCCGACGCCCTGGCCAAGGGCGCGAAACAGGCGCTTGCGACCGGCCGCAGCGCGGCACGCGATCTGGGGCCGGCCTATGTCGAGCCCGAAGTGCTGATCGACGTGAACCATTCGATGGCGGTCATGCGCGACGAGACCTTCGGGCCGGTGGCGGCGATCCAGGCCGTCAGCGGCGACGAGGAAGCGGTGAAGCTGATGAACGACACCGAATATGGCCTGACTGCAAGTGTGTGGACCGCCGACAGCGAGACCGGCGTGGCCTTGCTCGATCAGGTGGATGCAGGCACGGTCTATCTCAACCGATGCGACCATGCCGACCTCTATCTGCCCTGGGGCGGCTTGCGCAATTCGGGCACCGGCCGGGTCAATGGCCGCGAGGGCATCCTGCAATCGACGGAGACCAAATCCTTCCATGTCCGCACCCGTTTTGTCTGAGGCGGATACCGAAAGACTGGCGGCTTCATCGATCCGGACGATCGATGGCGACACGAAGCCCGGCATTCTCCTGATCTGTGAGCATGCCGGGCGGGTCGTTCCCGAGCCCTGGGCCGATCTCGGCCTGCCGCGATCGCTGCTCGACACGCATTTCGGCTGGGATGCCGGCGCGGGCGCCCTGACCGAAGCACTGGCGGAGCGGTTGAAGGCGCCAGCGGTGCTCGCGACCTATTCGCGGCTCTTTCTCGACATCAACCGCTTCGAGACCGATTGGGACGCGATGCGCCCCGACCTGGCCGGCATCCCGGTGCCGGCCAATCTCGACCCCGATCCGGCGGACCGCGCCTTGCGCGAACGCGTGGCGCGCCAGCCCTTCGACCAGTCGACGCTGGTGCAGATCGCCCGCTTTCGCGCGGGGGCGCGGCCGGCCATCGTCTCGATCCACAGCTTCACGCCCCTGGTGAGCGGCAAGCCGCGACTGACCGAGATCGGCGTGCTCTGGCGCGAGGCCTGCCGCATGGGTCCATCGGTGCTGGAATCGCTCCGCCGCGAAGGGCGCTACAGCATCGGCGACAACGATCCCTATGACTGGCGGCTGGTCGAGGGTTATACCCTGCGCCGCTACGCGCTCGACCGCGAGCTTCCCTGCCTCTATCTCGAGATCCGCAACGACCGGCTTGCGACCGCGCGCGGCGTCGACGAGATCGCCGACAGCCTGGCCCCCGCGCTGGCCGCCTGCGTCGCCGGGCTCCCGGCCTGAAGCGGCTTCCGCGCTCGACGCGGCCATGGACAGGCTGCCGACCGCAACGCTAGCTTGGGGATGGATTTGCCAAATCGGAAAGGGAGGCTTGCGTCACCCGTGCGTCGGCCCATCGTCCTCGCCAAGATTCGCGAAATTCGCAAGAGCAAAGGCCTGACTCTGGAGCAATTAAGCCAGGCCAGCGGTCTTTCGGTTTCGCAGCTTTCCAAAATCGAGAACGGGAAAGCGCGCCTCACCTTCGATACCGCGCTGATGCTCTCGGGGCTGCTCAAGGTGCCGGTCACGGCGTTCCTCTCTAGCCCGACCTCCGCCCCCGTCGCGCGGCGCTCGATCACGCGGGCCGGCGGCGGCATCGTCCACAACACGCCCGGCATGAAGTTCGAGGTGCTGTGCAGCGATTTTCGCGAAAAGCGCAATGTTTTCTGGCGTGTGGTGGTCACGGCCAAGACCGTCGAGGAGGCCGGCGGCTGGCGCCATCATCCGGGCGAGGAATTCCTCTTCGTGCTGGAAGGGACGCTCGAGATCCACACCGAGCATTACGAGCCGGTCCGGCTCAAGCCCGGCGACAGCATCCTGTTCGACGCCAACATGCCCCACTCCTATGTCTCGCAGGGCAAGCGTGATGCGGTGGTGCTGATGTCCAACACCGTGCCGGCCGACGGCGAGCCGCCGGCGGTGGTGACGCACCGCTGACCGCTCCCGCCCGGGCCGGCTGAACCGGTGGTTTTTCCAAAAAAGAAAATCACCTTGCGGATCGGAAAAGCGGCTCCTACCATCGCCTCGCGGAAAGGGTTGGCGCAGGGTGCTTTCGGTCCAGGGTGTCAGCAAGAGTTTCGGGGGCGTACATGCGCTGCGCGACGTCACGGTCGCCTGCGGCGCGGCCGAGATTCTGGGCCTGATCGGACCCAACGGAGCCGGCAAATCGACCCTGGTCAATGCCATCAGCGGCGTGCTGCGCCCCAGCCGGGGAAGCATTTCGCTGGGCGACGAGGATCTGACCGGCCGCGGGCCCGAACATGCCGCGCGCCAGGGCGTCGGCCGCACCTTCCAGAACCTGCGCCTGTTCCCCTTCATGACCGCGCGCCAGAACGTGGAGGTCGCCCATATCACCTGTCGGCGCCATCGCCCCGAGACCGCCGCGGCAATCGATGTGGATGCGCTGATGGCGGAATATGGCCTGGACGTGGTCGCCGAGCGGCCGGCCGGCACCCTTCCCTACGGCCAGCAGCGCCGGCTCGAGATCGTCCGCGCGCTGGCGCTGGGCCCGCGGCTGCTGCTGCTCGACGAGCCGGCGGCGGGCCTCAACGACTATGAGTCCGAGGAGCTGGCCCATGCGGTCCAGCGCATCCGCGACCGCACGCAAGCCGCCCTCATCGTGATCGACCACGATCTGCGCTTCATCATGTCGGTCTGCGACCGCATCTGCGTGCTCGACATGGGCGAGGTGGTCGCGATCGACGTACCGGGTGCGATCCGCGCCAATCCGAAGGTGATCGATATCTATCTCGGCCAGATGAACTGAAGGTCCGGCCGATATCCGAGCGTGACGAACAGACTTCGAACAAAGCAAAACATCTGGGAACTGGGAGGATGAATTCATGAAAGCGGTAAGACTCATGCCGGCGGCCGCGCTGGCGATCCTGGCGGCGGGCTTCGGCGCGGCGCCCGCCTCGGCGGACAACACGGTCAAGATCGGCGTCGCCGTCGCCTTGACGGGCCCTCTGGCGCCCTACGAGGAGACCGAGGGCGCCCGCTGCATGGCGGACAAGCTCAACAAGGCGGCCGGTCCCAACGATCCCAAGATCGAGGTGCTGACCGCCGACAACCGCTCAGACGCGCAGCTCTCCGTGTCGCTGGGCCAGAAATTCCTCGATGACGGCGACCAGGTCATCGCCGGCCTGCCTTTCCCCGACGCGCTGATCCCGATGACCACCATGGCCAAGAGCTATGGCGTGACGGTCTTCTCCGCGCCGAACACGCAGGTCGAGATGCAGGAGCTCGATACCGACAACTTCATCGCCGGTGCCGTGCCCGATCCGATCAATGCCGCGGCCACCGCGGCGGTGGTCTATGCCAAGGGCGGCCGCAATGCCGTGCTGCTGACCTCGGAGGATGCCGGCTCCTGGTCGGCCAAGCTGCCGGAATGGTTCGGCGAGGCCTTCACCGCCTGGGGCGGCAAGGTGCTGGGCAAGTTCAATTACAGCTTCGGCATCACCGACTGGTCGCCGCAGATCGCCAGCATCAAGGCGCTGCCCGAGAAGCCGGACGTGGTCCATGTCTGCGGCGTGCTGCCGGATGTCGGCATCCTGATCCGTCAGCTCCGCGCCAACGGTTATGACGGCTGGGTCGTCGGCTGCGACGGCTTCGACGATCCCTCGCTCGAATCCACCGTCGGCAAGCCGGAAGACCTGGACAAGGTCATCTTCGCGACGCACGGCCTCGTCGGCATGGGCGGCCCGATCGATACCTTCCTCGCCCAGTGTAAGGCCGACGGCTTCAAGGTCAACGGCATCTTCGACGCGCTCGGCGCCGACATGGTGATGGTCGTCGCGGGCGCCGCCAAGAAGGCGGGCAGCACCGATCCGGTGAAGCTGCGGGAGGCGATGCGCGCCGAAGGCGGCTATCCGGGCCTCACCGCCCCGACCATCTCCTTCTTCGAGCATAAGAGCTATCCGGTGAAGACGGTGCCGGTGATCGGCTTCGAGAACGGCAAGCGCGTGCTGCTGACCGACGCGATGCCGACCAAGATCCCCTACCTGAAGTGACGGTTCGGCAGGCCGGCGGCGGGTGCTGACAACAGCGCCTGCCTGCCGGCCCGCCTTTCCCTCGCCTCAGGCTCCGTCCGAGCGCCCATGCTATCCGTCGAAAGTCTTTCGGTCCGTTACGGCGCCATCCGCGCCCTGCATGGCGCCTCCATCCGGGTGGGCGCGGGCGAGTTCGTCGCCCTGTTGGGACCCAACGGCGCCGGCAAAACCTCGCTCATTTCCGGCATTGCCGGCCTTGTCGCCGCCGAGGGCAGCGTCGTCTTCAAGGACAAGCAGATCGTCCGCCTGCCGACGGAGGATCGCGTGCGGCGCGGCCTCTCCATGACGCCCGAGGGCCGGCATGTCTTCGCCAACCTGACGGTCGCCGAGAATCTCCGGCTGGGCGCCGCGATCCAGACCGACCGCGCCGCCTTCGCCGCCGACCTCGACAAATATCTGACGCTGTTTCCGATCCTGAAGAGCCGCTACAACCAGCTGGCCGGGACGCTGTCCGGCGGCGAGCAGCAGATGCTGGCGATCGCGCGCTCGATGATGTCGCGCCCCAGCCTCCTGATGCTGGACGAGCCGTCGCTCGGCCTGGCGCCGCGGATCGTGGCGCAGATCTTCGACTATATCGCCATCCTCAAGGCCGAAGGCGTGACCCTGCTGGTGGTCGAGCAGAACGTGATGCAGGCGCTGAAGATCGCGGACCGTGCCTATGTGATCAGCTCCGGCGTGATCCGCCATGAGGGGCCGGCGCAGGAGCTGCGCGAGGACCCGCGCCTGATCGACCTC
The nucleotide sequence above comes from Hypericibacter terrae. Encoded proteins:
- a CDS encoding helix-turn-helix domain-containing protein, which encodes MRRPIVLAKIREIRKSKGLTLEQLSQASGLSVSQLSKIENGKARLTFDTALMLSGLLKVPVTAFLSSPTSAPVARRSITRAGGGIVHNTPGMKFEVLCSDFREKRNVFWRVVVTAKTVEEAGGWRHHPGEEFLFVLEGTLEIHTEHYEPVRLKPGDSILFDANMPHSYVSQGKRDAVVLMSNTVPADGEPPAVVTHR
- a CDS encoding ABC transporter substrate-binding protein, whose translation is MKAVRLMPAAALAILAAGFGAAPASADNTVKIGVAVALTGPLAPYEETEGARCMADKLNKAAGPNDPKIEVLTADNRSDAQLSVSLGQKFLDDGDQVIAGLPFPDALIPMTTMAKSYGVTVFSAPNTQVEMQELDTDNFIAGAVPDPINAAATAAVVYAKGGRNAVLLTSEDAGSWSAKLPEWFGEAFTAWGGKVLGKFNYSFGITDWSPQIASIKALPEKPDVVHVCGVLPDVGILIRQLRANGYDGWVVGCDGFDDPSLESTVGKPEDLDKVIFATHGLVGMGGPIDTFLAQCKADGFKVNGIFDALGADMVMVVAGAAKKAGSTDPVKLREAMRAEGGYPGLTAPTISFFEHKSYPVKTVPVIGFENGKRVLLTDAMPTKIPYLK
- a CDS encoding ABC transporter ATP-binding protein, with translation MLSVQGVSKSFGGVHALRDVTVACGAAEILGLIGPNGAGKSTLVNAISGVLRPSRGSISLGDEDLTGRGPEHAARQGVGRTFQNLRLFPFMTARQNVEVAHITCRRHRPETAAAIDVDALMAEYGLDVVAERPAGTLPYGQQRRLEIVRALALGPRLLLLDEPAAGLNDYESEELAHAVQRIRDRTQAALIVIDHDLRFIMSVCDRICVLDMGEVVAIDVPGAIRANPKVIDIYLGQMN
- a CDS encoding N-formylglutamate amidohydrolase, which encodes MSAPVLSEADTERLAASSIRTIDGDTKPGILLICEHAGRVVPEPWADLGLPRSLLDTHFGWDAGAGALTEALAERLKAPAVLATYSRLFLDINRFETDWDAMRPDLAGIPVPANLDPDPADRALRERVARQPFDQSTLVQIARFRAGARPAIVSIHSFTPLVSGKPRLTEIGVLWREACRMGPSVLESLRREGRYSIGDNDPYDWRLVEGYTLRRYALDRELPCLYLEIRNDRLATARGVDEIADSLAPALAACVAGLPA
- a CDS encoding ABC transporter ATP-binding protein; translation: MLSVESLSVRYGAIRALHGASIRVGAGEFVALLGPNGAGKTSLISGIAGLVAAEGSVVFKDKQIVRLPTEDRVRRGLSMTPEGRHVFANLTVAENLRLGAAIQTDRAAFAADLDKYLTLFPILKSRYNQLAGTLSGGEQQMLAIARSMMSRPSLLMLDEPSLGLAPRIVAQIFDYIAILKAEGVTLLVVEQNVMQALKIADRAYVISSGVIRHEGPAQELREDPRLIDLYLGG
- a CDS encoding aldehyde dehydrogenase family protein; translated protein: MNIAVNAQGPALEVVSPVDGKVYARRSYSTGAAIEAALARAEAASRDWARTPLEVRVALVARFGQEMIKRAPQLAETLAWQMGRPLWQADETPRLKLVGELASQAAGAALAEEGYPADPGIRRFVRRVPHGVTLAICAWNYPVAMMGYLVTAPLIAGNVVIFKHSPQTPLTAEIAAEAFAAAGLPEGVFQAVHMTHPDAEKVIGSGRLRAVNFIGSLAGGRRVHAAAAGTLTQVHLELGGKDPAYIRADADIERAIPLMVEGCYSNAGQSCCSVERIYVHKSIAKRFTEAFVAEAQNVTLDHPITGKQPYIGPVVRAVAAENIRNHVADALAKGAKQALATGRSAARDLGPAYVEPEVLIDVNHSMAVMRDETFGPVAAIQAVSGDEEAVKLMNDTEYGLTASVWTADSETGVALLDQVDAGTVYLNRCDHADLYLPWGGLRNSGTGRVNGREGILQSTETKSFHVRTRFV